In one Thermovirga sp. genomic region, the following are encoded:
- a CDS encoding (2Fe-2S)-binding protein codes for MAVAEKDEEIIICRCEEVTLGEIREWINKGYETFDELKRVLRVGMGPCQGRGCREIILRELSAKTGRPVSEIHPGTFRPPSKPIKLSLLAEIGDG; via the coding sequence ATAGCCGTGGCTGAAAAGGACGAGGAAATAATCATCTGCCGTTGCGAGGAGGTCACCCTGGGTGAGATCAGGGAATGGATCAACAAGGGTTACGAAACTTTTGATGAATTAAAAAGAGTTCTCCGAGTGGGCATGGGACCGTGCCAGGGGAGAGGATGCCGCGAAATTATCCTCAGGGAATTATCGGCGAAAACAGGAAGGCCTGTCTCCGAAATCCACCCCGGCACGTTCCGGCCTCCGTCCAAACCGATAAAATTGTCACTCCTTGCCGAGATTGGTGACGGGTAA
- a CDS encoding 4Fe-4S dicluster domain-containing protein: protein MDEKEKFFNSGVLVEPRKGAVQPPEDLWLTKKNGLVVIECPQRIPCNPCHTSCPTGAVKPFKDINDQPEIDYKKCTGCANCVAVCPGLACFVVDLTWGDEDKALMKLPYEMLPLPVEGEIADCLNRVGEAITRGKVIKVLEPFSDRTRIVHVEVPRSLVMEIRAIRVVK from the coding sequence TTGGACGAAAAGGAGAAGTTTTTCAACAGCGGAGTGCTTGTTGAGCCTCGCAAGGGAGCGGTACAGCCCCCGGAGGACCTCTGGCTGACCAAGAAGAATGGGCTTGTCGTCATAGAGTGCCCCCAGAGGATACCCTGCAACCCCTGTCACACTAGTTGTCCCACGGGAGCGGTGAAGCCCTTCAAGGATATTAACGATCAACCCGAGATAGACTATAAAAAATGCACAGGCTGCGCCAATTGCGTGGCGGTCTGCCCCGGCCTCGCCTGTTTTGTCGTCGACCTCACCTGGGGCGATGAGGATAAGGCACTGATGAAGCTTCCCTATGAAATGCTCCCCCTACCTGTCGAGGGAGAGATCGCGGATTGCCTGAACAGGGTGGGCGAAGCCATAACCCGTGGGAAAGTCATCAAGGTCCTCGAACCCTTCAGCGACAGGACCAGGATCGTCCACGTGGAGGTGCCGAGGTCTTTGGTGATGGAAATCCGCGCCATAAGGGTGGTGAAATAG